The Tachysurus fulvidraco isolate hzauxx_2018 chromosome 4, HZAU_PFXX_2.0, whole genome shotgun sequence DNA window ATGGCAGGGTTACACCGGAACTTTGTACATTCTAGAGCAGTTTCCTTGTAGCCAATGTTGTGTAGCAGCTGCAACATTTTGCTTCCGCGCACTGTGTGAAACGACGTGTGGGTTCATTACGACTCGTGTTATTAGTCTTCGGTTTGTGTGCCGTATTAAACATGCTGCTGTCGCTGGTTGTACACACGTACTCTCTGCGCTACTGCATCCCGGCCGTGGCCATGCTCGGCACTGCGCCGGTCTACCTGCTCTCCTGGGGCGCATGGAGACTTCTCTCCACTGTCCTCCCATCCAGACTCTACCACACTGTGGACGATCACATCTACACCGTGTACCAGAGCATGGTACTGTTCTTCTTCGAACATTACACCGGGGTTGAGGCAAGTTTACTCACTCTATTCTTCTGTAAATGACTATATCCTTCCCACGTAACTGatcacatatatatttacagtggcagcctggtggacgtgggattcgaactcataaCTTTCCagtaccttaaccactaggctaccacacccACATCTCAAACGTTGGCGTCGGGGGGTGAATaatttctgtaacagcagctatGACATTAGtgattgtattatattaatgctTTTATATGAACACAGGCATTAATATCCTTGTCTGGAAAGATGACTTTAGCCTGTATGACACTTATAGAAGGAAATCTCTATTGTCAGCACTTAAAATCTTATTAactgttacatttacataatttctCAGACCCTCTTATCCATTTGTCTCACTTATACGGCTGaaaaattgagggttaagggctttgcttaGAGGCCAAGGAGGCCCGGAGATTTGAACTCAACTTCTGTCCAGTAGTTcaacaacttaaccactgaGGTATCACTTCCCTGTTACCAATTGCTGGCACCTGACTGGCACTTACCATATCAGTAAGGTCTGTTTATTATAGGGCACAGATTATGTGGCGTGTTTGCTGTACAAGTTCCTGTGAGTaagctgttactacagaaacagtACAGATTGTActatgaaaaaaacatttctgaataaCTGAAAGTAAGCAGTGAATGTCTCCTATGGTATTAGAACtcaaaaacaacagaagaacaAAATCTGTACTCTTGCCTCTTTGGCTGTAAAGTAGATTAGGCTGAATGACCCGTGGAACAAGTTCAGTCACCTTGCAGCACACTTTAACATTACCAAAGAGGTGTGACTCACCACAAAGACAATGCTGTTAAAACAGTAAGAAATGTTTTTAGATACCGTCTGTAGCTATGATACATGATAATGATCGGATTATCAAGAAGTGCTGTTATTTGGGTCCTTAACATGATGAAGGGCTTCTTAGTTCAAGATGTTTCAGAGTCAGTTATGCTGGAGCAGGAAATGTCCAGTGGTTGGTATATAATAAGATTTTAATGCACTACGAATTCCAGTGTAAAACTGATTATCAGTCAATTTGTTTGGAAATTTTAGGACTGCTTTTATTACAACAATCCTGAGACCACATATGGTGTAGCCATTATGTATTTCAATGACACAAGCAGAGGTTAATGTTTAAAAGCGAAGTAATAACACTTTACACAAGCTTCTGGAAACACAGTGTGACAAAAAACTGTACATGTAATGAGCACATATTGAATGTCAGGCCTGTTGTGTTTACAGCTCAGGACACATGGACACAAAATAGAACTTACTCTGAAGCTTCATCATGACTTTTAATAAGCAGATGATGTCGCGTATAAACTTAAGAAAAATGGAAGTGAATGTTCCTAATGCTGATGTTAATGCATTTTGTTAGATattgtttttcttccttcattctcatgtattattattattattattattattattattattatcatcatcaattgtttagattattatttatgGAGACATACCAAAGAAAAAGGAGAATGTGGTCTATCTCTCCAACCATCAATCTACAGGTATGTCTTGGTGCAGAGCCACACTACTTATTTGTGTTCAGCTAGATGAAATTCTAGGATTTTTGAGTGAATGTcgcctttatatatatatatatatatcttcccTCGTGCCACAGCGGATTGGATCATTGCGGATATGCTAGCAATTCGCCAAAATGCGCTTGGGCATGTAAGATATGTGTTGAAAGATGGTCTGAAGTGGCTTCCATTGTATGGCTGGTATTTCTCTCAGGTATTGTATGCTTACTTGTAAAACATCATCTTCATTAACTGTGATTGTGATAAGCGTTACAGGAATAAGGCACATCTTTATCTTTTAAAGCATGGTGGTGTGTACGTCAAGCGGAGCGCCAAGTTTGATGAAAATGCCATGAGAAGGAAACTCCGCTCTCAGACTGATGTAGGAGCACCAGTGAGTATTCAGTACTGTACAGCATTTCacaactagaacggtacatttcctaaagaaaatgtgaatgtgcattTCACAATTAAAACAAGGATGTTACACTAAACGGGCAGCGGTGTGAGTCTTTCAGCGCATAAATCACATGACCtctatacagtcaaacaagtaaCAAATGATTGCACTTCAGTTCACTCACTACTGATCTGGTGCAATGTGATTCATGCGTGATCAAATTCTTAATGACTGAGGAGTCcaagaggtgttttttttttttttttgtttgattgttttgtcttatttgtttagagagagattaaaaagaGAAGTTGGTAAACTGGTAACTattgtagctgctataacattaACGATAATAAGCACTTGCTGTttaacaaacattacacaacattacTTTTTACTCATAAAATGTATGACACATGGTTCTTGAACACTTTTAGACTTCATCGACAGGCCAAGATTCAAATGCAAAAgtctttgtatatttatttgtcaagttctgaggtttgagagatttaaagtataaagtatcacactggtagacacgtgcaagagtaaaaaaggtttcacaatttattgtgctcagctgcgcagcaggacccaacacaccacatatagcatgagagatgaagggccacGATAATTGATTACATCaatattttatagacagaactccAGGAAATAAGatgtgtaaaagtaaaaatcacCGCATGCTCATCTCCTGGTCAAGCTAATCTGGACCGGGCCAAGGTCTGCTAGAAGGCCTACAAGAAGTTTCAGTCTCCAGTCactactgcccttgtcataatcttaagaAAGCAACCGATTACAATATCAGTGCCTGGTCATTAGATACAAGGtaaaagcatagaaggacacagccttatgaacatctttagattagaaatttccaccacagtaTTATAGACTGATCTTGTAACGGTGCAGTGTTGATACGTCCTGCATATTGAACTACACATATTGAATAATGTAGTAGgatgttcagtgtaaaatacCACTGAAAAATATACTCCGCATTAAGCAGCAACTTCTTTATCTTGACTTGTGAGAGGCTATggggattttaaaaaaaggttttcccAAGCTAGTTTCAGGTATTTCCTGAACTGGCACATCAGTTAAAGCCTGACCAGaaagataatgttttattcGGTTTTATTCTAATGTgcatattctgttttattaaaagatGATAAGAATCTGAAGGAAATTTCACTGATTGTACTGATTTTCACCAATAAAATTGGGCACATATTCAGGCTATGCTTATTTTTGCTGTATCGTATTAAGACACAagtttattgtattatattgaaAGTGCATCTTTTCATGTCTACTAAACAGCATTCTTGTGTACTTTATTTTAAACCCAATATAGAGATCTCCAAGCTAACATTTGATTCATGTTGCCACTTTTTCTTTAGTGGGTGAAATGTTCtggacattttatttgatttctcaTGTTGTTTCTGTAACTGACTGGAATAAATTGCCAAATGACATTTTCCCATGACACTATTTATGATCCCATGGTAATTGATGGGGTGGAGAAAAGCCTTAAAGTTGTAATATTGGGCATTTCCGAGTGATGGCTTTAATTCCTTAGAGTCTTTGATTTATGCTTCTGTAAAAAAATTTGCAGCCATAAAAATATCCAATGCTTCAAACATATAAACATCCCGGGTCCACACTTTTCTCTGCAGATGTATCTTGTCATATTCCCTGAAGGAACACGCTACAACCCTGAATTTAAGGAAGTCATCAAGGCCAGTCAGGCTTTTGCTGCCAAAGAAGGTACTTGTCCCTCTGTGACACATTGATGCCAAAATGCCAAATGAAGCAGCATCATTAAGATTTTCAAGTAACATGTTTGGGGCCCCTTggtttcagataaaaaaaaaaaaaattataatgctACATGTCACAAATACATTCAAGATAATTTTGTGCGTTAGATTTTGTGAACAACATATGGCTAAGATGAAtgggtgtccacaaacatttggcaaTTTTGTGATTGTCACAGTCCCCACTTTGAGAACTATAACTAGAGAGAATAAGCTTTGTTACTAAGTCCATATTGTttatctgtatttgtttagatCTGGGATCGGTGCATCTTTTAAAGtaaatacattatatttgttttttgttctttttgactCTTCTAGGGCTTTCTGTACTAAATCACATTCTAACGCCAAGAATGAAGGCATCACATGTAGCAATAGAGTCCATGAAGGAGCACCTGAACGCAGTTTACGACATCACAGTGGCTTATGAAGGCACACTGACTGCGGATGGGAAAAGACGCTCTGCCCCTTCGATGCCAGGTACACTGACATGCTTCACACGCACTCCTAATACAGCCATAAAAAACACTATTAATGTGCTAAATTTAATAATGCATATATGCTGTACATAATTCAGTTTGATAACAAGGCCAGGTCATCTAATATAAATGCTGTAAGGACTCGGAATGAGCTAGAGATCCAAAGGGGTAGATTGCATGTCAGT harbors:
- the agpat5 gene encoding 1-acyl-sn-glycerol-3-phosphate acyltransferase epsilon translates to MLLSLVVHTYSLRYCIPAVAMLGTAPVYLLSWGAWRLLSTVLPSRLYHTVDDHIYTVYQSMVLFFFEHYTGVEIIIYGDIPKKKENVVYLSNHQSTADWIIADMLAIRQNALGHVRYVLKDGLKWLPLYGWYFSQHGGVYVKRSAKFDENAMRRKLRSQTDVGAPMYLVIFPEGTRYNPEFKEVIKASQAFAAKEGLSVLNHILTPRMKASHVAIESMKEHLNAVYDITVAYEGTLTADGKRRSAPSMPEFLCKECPRVHIYFERVDIREVPPEPVFFRRWLHDRFEVKDKLLVDFYESEDPKKKCKFPGEGQRSTLSLRKTLPSLLVLSGLTVPLLLTESGRKLYVKTWLYGTLLGWLWVHIRP